A window of Parasynechococcus marenigrum WH 8102 contains these coding sequences:
- the psbA gene encoding photosystem II q(b) protein, translating into MTTTLQQRSGASSWQAFCEWVTSTNNRLYVGWFGVLMIPTLLAATICFVIAFVAAPPVDIDGIREPVAGSLIYGNNIISGAVVPSSNAIGLHFYPIWEAASLDEWLYNGGPFQLVVFHFLIGIYAYMGREWELSYRLGMRPWICVAYSAPVAAASAVFLVYPFGQGSFSDAMPLGISGTFNYMLVFQAEHNILMHPFHMLGVAGVFGGSLFSAMHGSLVTSSLVRETTETESQNYGYKFGQEEETYNIVAAHGYFGRLIFQYASFNNSRSLHFFLAAWPVVGIWFTALGVSTMAFNLNGFNFNQSILDGQGRVLNTWADVLNRAGLGMEVMHERNAHNFPLDLAAAESTPVALQAPAIG; encoded by the coding sequence ATGACCACCACCCTCCAGCAGCGCTCCGGCGCTTCCAGCTGGCAGGCCTTCTGCGAGTGGGTCACCTCCACCAACAACCGTCTTTATGTCGGTTGGTTCGGTGTGCTGATGATCCCCACCCTGCTGGCTGCCACCATCTGCTTCGTCATCGCTTTCGTCGCCGCTCCTCCGGTTGACATCGATGGCATCCGCGAGCCTGTCGCTGGCTCCCTGATCTACGGCAACAACATCATCTCCGGTGCTGTTGTTCCTTCCAGCAACGCCATCGGCCTGCACTTCTATCCCATCTGGGAAGCCGCTTCTCTCGATGAGTGGCTGTACAACGGCGGTCCTTTCCAGCTCGTCGTCTTCCACTTCCTGATCGGCATCTACGCCTACATGGGTCGTGAGTGGGAACTCTCCTACCGCCTGGGCATGCGCCCCTGGATCTGCGTCGCCTACAGCGCACCTGTCGCTGCTGCCTCTGCAGTCTTCCTGGTCTACCCCTTCGGTCAGGGCTCCTTCTCTGACGCCATGCCCCTGGGCATCTCCGGCACGTTCAACTACATGCTGGTGTTCCAGGCTGAGCACAACATCCTGATGCACCCCTTCCACATGCTGGGTGTTGCAGGTGTGTTCGGTGGCTCCTTGTTCTCCGCCATGCACGGCTCCCTGGTGACCTCCTCCCTGGTGCGTGAAACCACCGAGACCGAGTCCCAGAACTACGGCTACAAGTTTGGCCAAGAGGAAGAGACTTACAACATCGTGGCTGCCCACGGTTACTTCGGTCGCCTGATCTTCCAATACGCCTCCTTCAACAACAGCCGTAGCCTCCACTTCTTCCTGGCTGCCTGGCCTGTTGTCGGTATCTGGTTCACCGCCCTGGGCGTGTCAACCATGGCCTTCAACCTGAACGGCTTCAACTTCAACCAGTCCATCCTTGATGGTCAGGGCCGCGTCCTGAACACCTGGGCCGACGTGTTGAACCGTGCCGGCCTCGGCATGGAAGTGATGCACGAGCGCAACGCTCACAACTTCCCCCTCGACCTGGCTGCTGCTGAGTCCACTCCTGTGGCTCTGCAGGCTCCTGCCATCGGTTGA
- a CDS encoding alpha-D-glucose phosphate-specific phosphoglucomutase, which yields MTTSAPAEPTLRLVRLDAPFTDQKPGTSGLRKSSQQFEQANYLESFVEAVFRTLPGVQGGTLVLGGDGRYGNRRAIDVILRMGAAHGLSKVIVTTGGILSTPAASNLIRQRQAIGGIILSASHNPGGPNGDFGVKVNGANGGPTPASFTDAVFECTKTLEQYTIVDAAAIAIDTPGSYSIGAMQVEVIDGVDDFVALMQQLFDFDRIRELIRSDFPLAFDAMHAVTGPYATRLLEEILGAPAGSVRNGVPLEDFGGGHPDPNLTYAHELAELLLDGEEFRFGAACDGDGDRNMILGQHCFVNPSDSLAVLTANATVAPAYADGLAGVARSMPTSSAVDVVAKELGIDCYETPTGWKFFGNLLDAGKITLCGEESFGTGSNHVREKDGLWAVLFWLQILAERRCSVAEIMAEHWKRFGRHYYSRHDYEAVASDAAHGLFHRLEGMLPGLVGQSFAGRSVSAADNFSYTDPVDGSVTKGQGLRILLEDGSRVMVRLSGTGTKGATIRVYLESYVPSSGDLNQDPQVALADMISAINELAEIKQRTGMDRPTVIT from the coding sequence ATGACCACCTCGGCCCCCGCGGAACCGACCCTGCGCCTGGTGCGCCTGGACGCACCTTTCACGGATCAGAAACCCGGCACATCCGGTTTGCGCAAAAGCAGCCAGCAGTTCGAGCAAGCGAACTATCTGGAGAGCTTTGTGGAAGCCGTATTCCGCACCTTGCCCGGTGTTCAAGGGGGCACGCTGGTGTTGGGAGGTGACGGCCGTTACGGCAACCGCCGTGCCATCGACGTGATCCTGCGCATGGGCGCGGCCCACGGCCTCAGCAAGGTGATCGTCACCACCGGCGGCATCCTCTCCACCCCGGCGGCCTCGAACCTGATTCGCCAGCGTCAGGCCATCGGCGGCATCATCCTCTCGGCAAGCCACAACCCTGGCGGCCCCAATGGAGACTTCGGCGTCAAGGTGAATGGCGCCAACGGTGGCCCGACCCCGGCCTCGTTCACCGATGCGGTGTTCGAGTGCACCAAGACCTTGGAGCAATACACGATCGTTGATGCCGCGGCCATCGCCATCGATACCCCCGGCAGCTACAGCATCGGCGCCATGCAGGTGGAGGTGATCGACGGCGTCGACGACTTCGTGGCTCTGATGCAACAGCTGTTCGACTTTGATCGGATCCGGGAGCTGATCCGCAGCGACTTCCCGCTGGCGTTTGATGCGATGCATGCGGTCACTGGCCCCTACGCCACTCGCCTGTTGGAAGAGATCCTCGGCGCTCCTGCCGGCAGCGTCCGCAACGGCGTTCCTCTGGAGGACTTCGGCGGCGGCCACCCCGACCCCAACCTCACCTACGCCCACGAGCTGGCCGAACTTCTGCTCGACGGGGAGGAGTTCCGCTTCGGGGCCGCCTGCGACGGCGATGGTGACCGCAACATGATCCTGGGGCAGCACTGCTTCGTAAACCCCAGCGACAGCCTGGCGGTGCTCACAGCCAACGCCACGGTGGCACCGGCCTATGCCGATGGTTTGGCTGGCGTGGCCCGCTCGATGCCCACCAGCTCTGCCGTGGATGTGGTGGCCAAGGAACTGGGCATCGACTGCTACGAGACCCCCACCGGCTGGAAGTTCTTCGGCAATCTGCTGGATGCCGGCAAAATCACGCTCTGCGGTGAAGAGAGCTTCGGCACCGGCAGCAACCACGTGCGTGAAAAGGATGGCCTCTGGGCTGTTCTGTTCTGGCTGCAGATCCTGGCCGAGCGCCGCTGCAGCGTCGCCGAGATCATGGCTGAGCATTGGAAGCGCTTCGGCCGCCACTACTACTCTCGCCACGACTACGAAGCCGTCGCCAGCGACGCAGCCCATGGGCTGTTCCACCGCCTCGAGGGCATGCTCCCTGGTCTGGTGGGGCAGAGCTTCGCTGGCCGCAGCGTCAGCGCAGCCGACAACTTCAGCTACACCGATCCCGTTGATGGCTCTGTGACCAAGGGCCAGGGCCTGCGCATCCTGCTGGAGGATGGCAGCCGCGTGATGGTGCGCCTCTCGGGCACCGGCACCAAGGGCGCCACGATCCGCGTCTATCTGGAGAGTTATGTACCGAGCAGCGGTGATCTCAACCAGGATCCCCAGGTCGCTCTGGCCGACATGATCAGCGCCATCAATGAACTGGCGGAGATCAAGCAGCGCACCGGCATGGATCGGCCCACCGTGATCACCTGA
- the clpS gene encoding ATP-dependent Clp protease adapter ClpS: MAMAVDTPTRSPGGAAVMEKAPERVRKQSPRYKVLLHNDPVNTMEYVVTTLRQVVPQLSEQDAMAVMIEAHNTGVGLVIVCDLEPAEFYCETLKAKGLTSTIEPET, encoded by the coding sequence ATGGCCATGGCGGTGGACACACCCACCCGTTCCCCCGGTGGAGCGGCGGTTATGGAAAAGGCACCCGAGCGGGTGCGTAAACAGTCGCCTCGCTACAAGGTGCTGCTGCATAACGACCCTGTGAACACCATGGAATATGTGGTGACCACCTTGCGTCAGGTGGTGCCACAGCTGAGTGAACAGGACGCCATGGCCGTGATGATCGAAGCTCACAACACGGGTGTCGGCCTTGTGATCGTGTGTGACCTTGAGCCGGCAGAGTTCTATTGCGAAACCCTGAAAGCCAAGGGGCTCACCAGCACCATCGAGCCGGAAACCTGA
- a CDS encoding efflux RND transporter permease subunit — MSASNNFITRPVLSTVCSLLIVIVGLIAIPILPIENLPDIAPPTVKVQSTYVGADAVAVEQGVTSVLEQQINGVENMDFITSNSSSDGVSSISVSFESGTDGNINQVNVQNRVSLAEPQLPEEVRKSGVTVNKASNSILLVYNFVNEDPSKTEYSVETISGYLDKNLTDNVKRVKGVGDVTYFGNRKIAFRLWLDPEKLTANNLSATDVVQQLKSQNRLVPAGKIGGAPAPEGQEYTFTVQLQGRLTTVQEFENIVLRTTDAGGLVRLKDVGRVELGGETYGIDAMDLKGTPSVGIAIYQLSGSNAIEVSNGVKDVLDVFEKTLPVGLGVQKIYDTTDFINQSIKGVTNSLRDAVILVVLILFLFLQNWKATLVPAIAIPVALIGTFALVLAFGFSLNQLTLFGLVLATGLVVDDAITVVEDTSAKKAEGMTSVQAAMETMDELFGAVIATSLVKMAVFLPVLFFPGATGTIYKQFAATILFSIGISTFNALTFSPMLSALLLSRETKELSRNQYATAGVVLGFMYGLLSAGNGAAAALIPTVIGAVIGFIAGKITGLPLRLPFTAGGAAVGVVTTGVIFSNPIPVVLFTAIGLVVGYFVPVIFSNFNRFYGGFEKRYASILDAVLKARPIGMAALAAGILLTGFAFTHIPGGFVPIEDQGYAIGFVQAPDGVSNEKTLAINRQVADVLRSEEDIASAALFSGASLDGNAPNKGLFFIGMNHWDERPGNDHTVGAVVKRLNAKMYSAIDAGRVFVVEPPSIPGYGTGGGFEFQLLDQSSGAYTLNEFFGTAQQIMQAGNANPVLNRVYSLFSPQAPQYKIDVDREQMASLGVDFGSAMSAFSVNFGGAYVNDTFQEGKVRRVYVQADEVSRATPQRLSAIYVPNSQGEQVPLSEFFTVKQTVGPSVIPHFNLYRSIKIEGTPNEGNSSGQAIGAMKQIFNTGSYQGLGFDWTGISREEVKAGSLAVVIFALGILAVFLVLSAQYESYSDPIIILLTVPTALLGALVFLGGAGQVLNIYAQVGLVMLIGLAGGNAILIVDLANQKMGEGESALEAAKFSAKSRLRPILMTAISSLTGFLPLMLASGAGAQSQSSLGLVVFGGLLVATFLSTLVVPVFYVVLKSLLGQADAKPQDDAPSPTAQPS, encoded by the coding sequence ATGTCTGCTTCCAATAACTTCATCACCAGGCCGGTTCTCAGCACGGTCTGCAGTCTGTTGATTGTGATCGTCGGGTTGATCGCAATCCCGATCCTGCCGATCGAAAACCTGCCTGATATCGCACCTCCCACGGTGAAGGTGCAGTCCACCTACGTGGGCGCTGATGCGGTAGCTGTGGAACAGGGTGTGACCTCCGTGCTCGAGCAGCAGATCAACGGGGTCGAGAACATGGACTTCATCACCTCCAACAGTTCGTCGGATGGTGTGAGTTCGATCTCGGTGTCGTTTGAAAGCGGCACCGACGGCAACATCAACCAGGTGAATGTGCAGAACCGCGTTTCCCTGGCAGAGCCCCAGTTGCCTGAAGAGGTGCGCAAATCGGGTGTGACGGTCAACAAGGCCTCCAACTCGATTCTGCTCGTTTACAACTTCGTCAACGAAGATCCCTCCAAAACTGAATACTCAGTGGAGACGATCAGTGGATATCTCGATAAAAACCTCACCGACAATGTCAAGCGCGTCAAAGGCGTTGGTGATGTTACTTATTTCGGCAACAGGAAGATCGCCTTCCGCCTCTGGCTGGATCCGGAAAAACTGACGGCCAACAACCTTTCGGCCACGGATGTTGTCCAACAGTTGAAAAGCCAGAACCGCCTCGTTCCTGCCGGCAAAATCGGCGGTGCACCGGCTCCGGAAGGTCAGGAATACACCTTCACGGTGCAGCTGCAGGGTCGTCTCACCACCGTTCAGGAATTTGAAAACATCGTTCTACGCACGACGGATGCCGGAGGTTTGGTTCGCCTGAAGGATGTGGGCCGTGTGGAGCTCGGTGGTGAGACCTATGGCATCGACGCTATGGATCTCAAAGGCACCCCTTCCGTCGGTATCGCCATTTATCAGCTTTCCGGCAGTAACGCCATTGAGGTGTCCAACGGTGTGAAGGATGTGCTCGATGTATTCGAGAAAACTTTGCCGGTGGGCCTCGGTGTTCAGAAGATCTACGACACCACGGACTTCATCAACCAGTCGATCAAGGGTGTGACCAACTCCCTGCGGGATGCCGTAATCCTGGTGGTGCTGATCCTGTTCCTGTTCCTGCAGAACTGGAAAGCCACCCTGGTTCCTGCCATTGCCATCCCGGTGGCCCTCATCGGCACCTTTGCCCTGGTGCTGGCCTTCGGTTTCTCGCTCAACCAGCTCACCCTGTTTGGCCTGGTGCTGGCCACAGGTTTGGTGGTGGATGACGCCATCACCGTGGTGGAAGACACCTCAGCCAAAAAGGCCGAGGGGATGACGTCCGTGCAGGCGGCCATGGAAACCATGGATGAACTGTTCGGAGCTGTGATCGCCACCTCCCTGGTGAAGATGGCCGTGTTCCTGCCGGTGCTGTTCTTCCCGGGTGCCACCGGCACGATCTACAAGCAGTTCGCCGCCACGATCCTTTTTTCGATCGGCATCTCAACCTTCAACGCCCTCACCTTCTCGCCGATGCTTTCGGCCTTGTTGCTTTCTCGTGAAACGAAGGAGCTCAGCCGCAATCAGTACGCCACAGCGGGCGTTGTTCTTGGCTTCATGTACGGCCTGCTCAGTGCGGGCAATGGGGCCGCAGCTGCCCTGATCCCAACCGTGATCGGTGCCGTGATCGGTTTCATTGCCGGCAAGATCACAGGCCTGCCTCTGCGTCTTCCCTTCACTGCCGGTGGCGCTGCAGTGGGTGTGGTCACCACCGGGGTGATCTTCAGCAACCCGATTCCAGTGGTGCTGTTCACCGCCATCGGCCTGGTGGTGGGCTACTTCGTTCCGGTCATCTTCAGCAATTTCAACCGCTTCTATGGCGGTTTTGAGAAGCGCTATGCATCCATCTTGGATGCGGTGTTGAAGGCCCGTCCAATCGGGATGGCGGCATTGGCGGCAGGCATCCTGCTCACTGGCTTTGCCTTCACCCATATCCCCGGCGGCTTCGTGCCGATCGAAGACCAGGGCTATGCCATCGGCTTTGTGCAGGCGCCCGATGGCGTGTCGAATGAGAAGACCCTGGCGATCAACCGCCAGGTGGCCGACGTGCTGCGTTCGGAAGAAGACATCGCCTCAGCCGCTCTGTTCAGCGGCGCCAGCCTCGATGGCAACGCTCCCAACAAGGGCCTGTTCTTCATCGGCATGAATCATTGGGACGAGCGCCCGGGCAACGATCACACGGTGGGTGCTGTGGTGAAACGGCTCAACGCCAAGATGTACAGCGCTATCGATGCCGGGCGGGTGTTCGTGGTGGAGCCCCCCTCGATCCCCGGTTATGGAACCGGTGGTGGCTTTGAGTTCCAGCTGCTTGACCAAAGCAGCGGTGCTTACACGCTGAATGAATTCTTTGGCACGGCGCAGCAGATCATGCAGGCCGGTAACGCCAACCCCGTGCTGAACCGCGTTTACTCGTTGTTCTCACCTCAGGCTCCGCAGTACAAGATCGATGTGGATCGTGAGCAGATGGCATCTCTCGGGGTGGACTTCGGGTCCGCCATGTCGGCCTTCAGCGTCAATTTTGGTGGTGCCTACGTCAACGACACCTTCCAAGAGGGCAAGGTGCGGCGGGTCTACGTGCAGGCCGACGAAGTGAGTCGGGCCACTCCCCAGCGACTCTCTGCCATCTATGTGCCCAATTCCCAGGGTGAGCAGGTGCCGCTTTCGGAGTTCTTCACGGTTAAACAAACCGTGGGGCCCAGCGTGATCCCCCACTTCAATCTCTACCGATCGATCAAGATCGAGGGCACGCCTAATGAAGGCAACAGCTCCGGCCAGGCGATCGGAGCGATGAAGCAGATCTTCAATACCGGCAGCTACCAGGGCCTCGGCTTCGATTGGACCGGCATCTCCCGTGAAGAGGTGAAAGCTGGTTCCCTGGCTGTGGTGATTTTTGCTCTGGGCATCCTGGCGGTGTTCCTGGTGCTGTCGGCCCAGTACGAGAGCTACTCCGATCCGATCATCATCCTGCTGACGGTTCCTACCGCCTTGCTTGGCGCTCTGGTGTTCCTTGGCGGGGCCGGCCAGGTGCTCAACATCTACGCCCAGGTGGGCCTGGTGATGCTGATTGGTCTGGCGGGCGGCAACGCGATTCTGATCGTCGACCTGGCCAACCAGAAGATGGGTGAAGGGGAGTCGGCGCTGGAGGCCGCCAAGTTCTCAGCCAAGTCGCGTCTGCGTCCGATCCTGATGACGGCGATTTCCTCACTTACCGGCTTCCTTCCGCTGATGCTGGCCAGTGGTGCTGGTGCCCAGAGCCAGTCGTCTCTGGGTCTGGTGGTGTTCGGTGGTCTGCTGGTGGCGACCTTCCTCTCCACCCTTGTGGTGCCTGTGTTCTATGTGGTGTTGAAGTCGCTGCTGGGTCAGGCCGATGCCAAGCCACAGGACGATGCTCCCAGCCCAACTGCCCAGCCGAGCTGA
- a CDS encoding CPBP family intramembrane glutamic endopeptidase has protein sequence MRDQCIQRKPSWLPALLLIPTLYAVGWLLTWPLIPLGVPAERQALIGTLISFLLLVGLLPCWARLRWTSSNGWATLGLSRRGCPDRKALIAALFGGLSLALILLGIVLLPILLGSWGHWIGECTLDRVINALLLILGVGLAEELIFRAWLWRELNELISPPAALLIQALVFSLVHTRFNLGVGPMLGLLIGLFLLGMALALQRRLDGGSLWGCVGLHGGLVGGWFLIQSGLMQLSPDAPAWLVGPGGLSPNPLGGLMGIGGLLLLLGVQLTAVARAARPETGARNAS, from the coding sequence TTGCGGGATCAGTGCATTCAACGGAAGCCGTCATGGCTTCCTGCGCTGCTGCTGATTCCAACGTTGTATGCAGTCGGCTGGCTTCTGACATGGCCGCTGATTCCCCTTGGGGTGCCCGCGGAACGCCAGGCCCTGATCGGCACCCTGATCAGCTTTTTGCTGTTGGTTGGCCTGCTTCCCTGCTGGGCGCGGCTGCGATGGACATCGTCCAACGGCTGGGCAACCCTTGGACTGAGCAGACGTGGTTGCCCGGATCGAAAGGCCCTGATTGCGGCACTGTTCGGCGGCTTGTCCTTGGCCCTGATCCTGCTGGGCATCGTCTTGCTGCCGATCCTTCTGGGCAGCTGGGGCCACTGGATTGGAGAGTGCACCCTGGACCGCGTCATCAATGCTCTGCTGCTGATCCTGGGTGTGGGGTTGGCGGAAGAACTGATCTTCCGGGCCTGGCTGTGGCGGGAACTCAACGAACTGATCAGTCCCCCAGCAGCCCTGCTAATCCAGGCGCTGGTGTTCAGCCTGGTACACACCCGGTTCAACCTTGGCGTGGGGCCGATGCTGGGACTGTTGATCGGCTTGTTTTTGCTGGGGATGGCTCTGGCCCTGCAACGCCGGCTGGATGGCGGATCCCTCTGGGGATGCGTTGGCCTCCATGGAGGCTTGGTTGGTGGCTGGTTTCTGATTCAGAGCGGTCTGATGCAGCTGTCACCGGACGCCCCAGCCTGGTTGGTGGGCCCGGGTGGACTATCCCCGAATCCCCTTGGAGGACTGATGGGCATCGGCGGTCTATTGCTGCTGCTTGGTGTTCAACTCACCGCTGTCGCCAGAGCAGCACGGCCGGAGACGGGGGCACGCAACGCATCCTGA
- a CDS encoding photosystem II high light acclimation radical SAM protein, whose amino-acid sequence MSPNQERVLLVRLPCNPIFPIGPIYLADHLHKCFPGMPQRILDLAALPVLDVQRVLISTVDQFRPTLLVFSWRDIQIYAPVDGRGGNPLQNSFEVFYARNPLKRLHGALGGLRLMTSHYGELFRNQGLVRSGLRQARRHHPAARAVLGGGAVSVFYEQLSKSLPKGTIVSIGEGEPLLEKLIQGDSLDGERCFVVGAAPRPGLIHEQPESRPKTACNYDYIASIWPQLDWYLEGGDFYVGVQTKRGCPHNCCYCVYTVVEGKQVRLNPVEEVVKEMRQLYDRGVRGFWFTDAQFIPARRYIEDAKDLLRAIKAEGLTGIRWAAYIRADNLDPELAQLMVETGMSYFEIGITSGSQELVRKMRMGYNLRTVLDSCRMLADAGFQDHVSVNYSFNVIDERPETIRQTVAYHRELESIFGSDRVEPAIFFIGLQPHTHLEQYGFDQGLIKPGYNPMSMMPWTARKLLWNPEPMGSTFGRVCLEAFDQNPADFGRTVMSLLERDYGSAPLQDALRAPVSGRAALATAVS is encoded by the coding sequence TTGTCCCCAAATCAGGAACGGGTGCTGCTGGTGCGGCTGCCCTGCAATCCAATTTTTCCGATCGGTCCGATCTACCTGGCGGACCATCTCCACAAGTGCTTTCCCGGGATGCCGCAGCGCATCCTTGATCTAGCGGCACTGCCAGTTCTTGACGTTCAGAGGGTGCTGATCTCCACCGTGGATCAGTTCCGCCCCACGCTCCTGGTGTTCTCCTGGCGGGACATTCAGATCTACGCACCGGTCGACGGCCGTGGCGGCAACCCCCTTCAGAACTCCTTCGAAGTTTTTTACGCCCGCAATCCGCTCAAGCGCCTGCACGGTGCCCTGGGTGGACTGCGGCTGATGACCAGTCATTACGGAGAGTTGTTCCGTAATCAAGGTTTGGTGCGATCCGGTCTTCGCCAGGCCCGTCGCCACCATCCAGCCGCTCGCGCCGTGCTGGGGGGTGGCGCCGTCAGCGTGTTCTACGAGCAGTTGAGCAAGTCGCTGCCGAAGGGCACGATCGTCTCCATCGGCGAGGGGGAGCCTCTGCTCGAGAAGTTGATTCAGGGTGACTCCCTGGACGGAGAGCGTTGTTTTGTGGTCGGAGCAGCGCCACGGCCTGGGTTGATCCACGAACAGCCGGAAAGTCGACCCAAAACGGCCTGCAATTACGACTACATCGCTTCGATCTGGCCTCAGCTCGATTGGTATCTCGAGGGCGGCGACTTCTACGTGGGCGTTCAGACCAAACGCGGCTGCCCTCACAACTGTTGTTACTGCGTTTACACCGTGGTGGAGGGGAAGCAGGTGCGCCTCAACCCGGTGGAGGAGGTGGTGAAGGAGATGCGCCAGCTCTACGACCGTGGCGTCCGTGGCTTCTGGTTCACCGATGCACAGTTCATCCCGGCACGTCGCTACATCGAGGATGCCAAGGACCTATTGAGAGCCATCAAAGCCGAGGGGCTGACGGGGATCCGTTGGGCTGCCTACATCCGCGCCGACAACCTTGACCCCGAGCTTGCCCAGCTCATGGTGGAGACGGGCATGAGTTACTTCGAGATCGGCATCACGTCCGGCTCCCAGGAACTCGTTCGCAAAATGCGCATGGGTTACAACCTCCGCACTGTGCTCGACAGTTGCCGGATGCTCGCGGATGCCGGCTTCCAGGATCACGTGTCGGTGAACTACTCGTTCAACGTGATCGATGAACGGCCCGAAACCATCCGCCAGACCGTGGCCTACCACCGTGAGCTGGAATCGATTTTCGGATCGGATCGCGTGGAGCCGGCAATTTTCTTCATCGGCCTGCAGCCCCATACCCATCTGGAGCAATACGGCTTTGATCAAGGCTTGATCAAGCCCGGATACAACCCAATGAGCATGATGCCGTGGACGGCTCGAAAGCTGCTCTGGAATCCGGAACCGATGGGCAGCACCTTTGGACGGGTCTGCCTCGAGGCCTTTGACCAAAATCCGGCGGATTTCGGCCGTACGGTCATGTCCCTGCTCGAGCGTGATTACGGCTCAGCACCGCTTCAGGATGCGTTGCGTGCCCCCGTCTCCGGCCGTGCTGCTCTGGCGACAGCGGTGAGTTGA
- a CDS encoding LL-diaminopimelate aminotransferase gives MVQVNGNYLKLKAGYLFPEIGRRVKAFSAANPDAALIRLGIGDVTEPLPLACREAMKTAIDAMGTAEGFHGYGPEQGYGWLREAIAKHDFQARGCDISAEEIFVSDGSKCDSSNILDILGEGNRIAVTDPVYPVYVDTNVMAGRTGEAGEEGRYGGLTYLPISADNGFAAQIPSEPVDLIYLCFPNNPTGAVATKGQLKAWVDYARSNGSLILFDAAYEAFIQDPSLPHSIFEIEGARECAIEFRSFSKNAGFTGTRCAFTVVPKGLKGTASNGEAVELWGLWNRRQSTKFNGVSYIIQRGAEAVYSDAGQAEVKGLVNFYMENAAIIRRELSGAGLTIYGGEHAPYVWIKTPEGMDSWGFFDHLLNKANVVGTPGSGFGASGEGYFRLSAFNSRANVDAAMARIKAL, from the coding sequence GTGGTGCAGGTCAACGGCAATTACCTCAAGCTCAAAGCGGGCTACCTGTTCCCGGAAATCGGCCGTCGGGTCAAAGCCTTCAGCGCCGCCAACCCTGACGCCGCACTGATCCGGCTGGGCATCGGCGATGTGACCGAACCGCTGCCGCTGGCCTGCCGCGAAGCGATGAAAACCGCCATCGATGCGATGGGCACGGCCGAAGGATTCCACGGTTATGGCCCCGAACAGGGCTACGGCTGGCTGCGGGAGGCCATTGCCAAGCACGACTTCCAGGCCCGCGGCTGCGACATCAGCGCCGAAGAGATCTTCGTCTCCGACGGCTCCAAATGCGACAGCAGCAACATCCTCGACATCCTCGGCGAAGGCAACCGCATCGCTGTAACCGATCCGGTGTATCCCGTGTATGTGGACACCAACGTGATGGCGGGCCGCACCGGTGAAGCGGGAGAGGAAGGCCGCTACGGGGGGCTGACCTATCTCCCGATCAGCGCCGACAACGGATTCGCCGCCCAGATCCCCAGCGAGCCCGTGGATCTGATTTACCTCTGCTTCCCCAACAACCCCACCGGAGCAGTGGCCACCAAGGGACAGCTGAAAGCCTGGGTGGATTACGCCCGCAGCAACGGCTCTCTGATCCTGTTTGATGCCGCTTACGAGGCGTTCATCCAGGACCCGAGCCTGCCCCACTCGATCTTTGAAATCGAAGGAGCACGGGAGTGCGCGATCGAATTCCGCTCCTTTTCTAAAAACGCTGGCTTCACCGGCACCCGTTGCGCCTTCACCGTGGTCCCCAAGGGACTCAAGGGCACTGCATCCAACGGCGAGGCTGTCGAACTTTGGGGTCTGTGGAATCGCCGCCAGAGCACCAAGTTCAATGGCGTCAGCTACATCATCCAGCGCGGTGCGGAAGCGGTGTATTCCGATGCGGGCCAGGCGGAAGTGAAGGGTCTGGTGAACTTCTACATGGAGAACGCCGCCATCATTCGCCGCGAACTCAGTGGAGCGGGTCTCACCATTTACGGGGGCGAGCATGCGCCTTATGTCTGGATCAAGACCCCCGAAGGCATGGATTCCTGGGGTTTCTTTGACCACCTGTTGAACAAGGCCAACGTGGTAGGAACCCCTGGCAGTGGCTTCGGCGCCTCAGGTGAGGGCTACTTCCGACTGTCCGCCTTCAACAGCCGCGCCAACGTGGATGCTGCTATGGCCCGAATCAAGGCCCTCTGA